A segment of the Lolium perenne isolate Kyuss_39 chromosome 3, Kyuss_2.0, whole genome shotgun sequence genome:
GAGCTGTGTGCCATAATGATCTCTTCTATATCGATGACAGGGAGGTCGATTTCAAAGAGGCAAGGATATTATTGATAAATGAATCAGATAAATTTACACTTTCTTTATTTTGATAATGAATTGGACATATGTCTGCCGCATACATATTACTGAAGCTCCTCTACCCAAACTCTCGACACAGCATTTGTATCTCACTGGCTAACTATTGAGGGCGTCCTCCAGCCTGCAATTCTAGATAATCCTCCTATCGATGGTTAGCTCCTATATTAATCACAATGTCTTGTCCTCACTTCTAACATCTCCACATGTTCTGCTCATATTTTTGCTCATATTTTTATCTGCTATAAGGAATATATTCATTCTTTTCAACCTTTTTGCGAGAGGATGAGAGACGATCAGCTATGAAGTGGAAAAATCCATTTTACACACCTATCTATTAGGTGCCACTTTATACATGACGTGCCATCAAATTGATCCTAGCCGCAGTGGTGTCGAGATTCGTGCTGAGCACGTTAAATAGCACTTTTCTGCTTTTGGCATCAGGTGTACAAAAGGGTGGTATAGTGATCTTGGAAGCAAATGGGATCCATGGGCTTCGGATCATTTAGCTTCCCCTGGTTCCCATGTTCATTGGAAATTCCCTCTCTTGCTGGTATTAATTTTCTGTCAGCTTGCTCAGGTATCTGTACTCGGTGGAATTTACTATATTATATGAACTATCTTTTTTGTTCAATTTTTAAATTTGTTAccgctcctatgatctttctgcaAGCAGCTATTTaatggtgaaataccacatagtttGGTAAAGTAGTGGGATGATTGGTTTCTGTATGACCTTTTATTGAATATTATCTTGTCCCACTTAAAGGTTTCTTAGCTACTGGGGTGGTCCTTTGTTGGTTCACTGTGAAAAGAAACAATGTATGATTTATGACATATCCAAAATAATGAGCTTAGTGAAGCATAATGAAGATCCTAACGGAAGGAAGGAAACTATGCACAAAGAAATTTTACCAAAATAAGTGTGTGAATTAAAATTTACTGATAGAGTGTGTTTTTTGGAACATATCAACTTTAGAAATTAACCCAAGTGCTATAGGTTTGTGAATTAGTAGTAGCTTATGCGGGTGGCTGCAGTTTGTTGATTGGGAACCAGAGCCTCAGTGTTAGTAATGTTGTTACTTAAGATAGGACATAATAGCTTTGAAATTATCCCAATCAATATATGTTTGTAAAGTAACATCAGCTTACACAGATAGCTGCAATGTGACAAGCTTGCAGATTATTGGTGTATTTTCGAATCTTCAGCCAACAATTACAAGCTAAATTTATAACAGAATGCATACATGGCTAAGAGGCCTACCAAAAGGTACAGCCTATATGCTTAATGCTAGAGATATCCTACAGAACACATCGATATTGTTTGCCCTGATTGTTCATGTCTTCATTTTTTGGTTGAAGCACTTTTGGCTGCATATAGATTGAAGcatggttttaaaggcgtcgCCTAGGCGGTCAAGGTGTCATGCTCGCCTTGGACTGCTGTCGAAGGCGTCCCAATTGAACCGCCTAGGCGTCCAGGTCGTCGCTTAGGCAAGGAAGGCCTCGCTCTGGGCGATTTTGGACGCCATGGCCTGGTCGAGCGGGAAACGGAGCAGCCCGAGTGGGAATCCAAAATTGGAGCAGGAATTGGAGAAATTGGCCGCGGTAATTGAgggaaatagagagagaagacaggGAGGAACCAATTACTCACAATAATCGACTGATTGAGAGAGAAATTGGCGGGCTGGGAGGGAAATTGGGGGCgggagagaagagagaggagggagcaggGAGGGAAATTGGTGCCAGGGACAAGGGAAAGAGAGGGAAGAGAGAGGGGAACAGACCAGGGGAATCAGGTTgggagagaagagagaggagGGAGCTCCTCTCAAGCTTCTGGCGACTCCTACCCCTGGCGCAGCCCTCTCAGAGGTGTCGCCTTGCAACCCGCCTTGAGCGCCTAGGCGTTGAGGCGCCTCCCAGCCTTGGGACACCTGGCCGCCTTTAAAACCATGGATTGAAGATTGTGAATCCAATCATTTGGAAAAAGCAGCTGGTCTTCTTAGCCCTGTTGGCTCTGATTTTAAGCTCTCCAAAGGTATGGCTCCTACTCAGGTTCTCTATTGTTGCTTATGATGCCATTCTACTGTCCAATAATTAACTAAAATGATCTGGTTCTAATACACCAAGTTCTTCCTGTATCCAGGTGGCTTTGAGAGTGTATAGAATCTATGTTGATGTATTAAGCCTTCCATCTTCACCGAGGGAAGCAATGGCTCTACGGGACAAAACGAAGGAGTTATTGAGGACATGGATCCTCTCCATTCTTATCTTAACCCTCTTTGTAACTTTAACAATTTTCTTATTTTATTTGATCTATATGTATGTACAGAATTTTGATTAAGATCCCTGTATTTGATCAATTTATGGAGTTATTGAGCTATATATTTATCTATGTTTTTTCCTCATGAAGTTCTTGATGAATTTCTTACAGGAGGTGTATTGGATTTATAGATAGAAACACAATCTGAAGCAGGAGGCTGCAATGGAACTTTTTACCATGGTGAGTGCTTGCTGCAATCAACCAAGAGTATTCCCAAATTTTAGTCGTATTTCTTGGTTTAACTTATACCAAAATCTGAACAAACTTTTGAGAAAGTAGTGGTTACTCTGTAGGCCTATATGTGATAGTTGTGCACGTCGTTGTGTTTAAAGCTGTTAAGAGGGGTTTCATATTCCTTCAAGTGAAGTAGTCGGTTCATGGGCTGGCGTGCAAGTCATAGTTTGTAATTTTTAGAATTTTGTAGGATAAACATTTGGAATAGGATGTTTTTGAAGAAAGAAGGCATACACTCTGGTTAAATGTGGTGCTTCAGATGTATATTATTAAGTTTCTTGTTAACATGTTTACCAAAGAAAAAGTTTCTATGCTTGAAAGGACTCCCAGTAAATTAGCTTATCTTCCAGCTGAGATCTTAAAGATTTCCGACTATTTCTCTAAATGTATAGTGTTAGGATTCTGAAATGAAAATATATTCTCTTAGGTTTCTGAAATGTTTAATTGGCTTTGTCCTCTATCAAGTTTGTTAGGTAAATCTTGGGGCGAGCAGTGGATGGCTGATGGCGTGGATGGCCACGACGGAGTACTTGGTCAGCGGATTACATGGAGTGGAGTCGATGAAGGGAGCTGTAGCAGATCAAGGCGAAGAGTTAGAGAGATAGGTTAAGAGATAGGTTAAGAGGAAGAAATTGTACCGTTAACGCAAATTGTGATGGGATAGACGGTATCAGCCAATAAATTGTTTACGCGgggcaaacatttgcaatagtttCTCGTTCCGTGGTACCAGTGGTATCAGTTAAGAGGCTCAAAATCTCGAACCAAACTTTTTCTATTTTGCCACTCACAATAAGCATAAACATTCTTCTTGGAATTAGTAATTATCCTTTTATGTTTCTTTAACCATGCTATCTCTTTCGATACAATAACCATAATTTGCCGCCGGAGCTTATACATAAGCATAAGAACTGCAAACAATGGTGTGAAATCATACTAAATTATCATATCTTACTGCAGCACCGATGTGTGCAAGATACTAAAGCAGTTAAATTTTGAGGTAATTCTTAATACCAAAATAAGCTAAAACTTATGGTTTAAATTCTAATTTGATTatgccatttgcgcgatagcgcaacgggtcatctagtaacCAATAATGAAGCTCAGAACCAATAGAAAACCACTATCAATCTGGATGCCTCAGTCACTATACGATGGAAAAAGGAAACAATCAAAGTATACCTTTAATCCAACGCTTTAATGGAGCTTCTAGTCTAGTCATCGTATCCCCACATCTACAGCTAGCAAATCTCCTTATCTGATGTAAATAGAGGGGAAAACTCCCAAGTAGCACACCCGTAAATGAGAAGATAAGAGGAACATGTGGCTGGAGGGGTTTGAAGAATTCTCACCAGCACAGGCCACAACAATGTCCGTGGAGACTTCCAGAGACACTGGACCAGGAGGAGGCGAGCAGTAGGCCGACGGAGAGGTGAACGGCcggtttgcatcctccttttgcTAGCCACACTCACCTAGCTAGAAGGTCCAGCCTCCAGCGTTATCGTCACATACCTCGTCGCAGTGGTATCCCGCCACAGACACCTCCTTGCGGTGGCCTGCCCCCGTCCTCCTCTACTGAAGATCCTCCTTTGGCTCGATCTGCCGCAGCAACACCTCATACACAGCCTCGCCGGAGCCCTAGCCGCGAGGCCCTCACTCACTAAAGCGACGGCGCCACTTGTTCTTGTCCTCCAAGTAGGCCGAGGCCGCAACTTCTGCGCCTCCTGATCACCAAGCCGCGATTGCGTGAACCACCGGCCAGACCGCTAGAGTCTAGAGGAGGGAAGAGGGAGATCTGGGGCGGCTGGAGGGCGACAGAGCAAGCAGGAATAGGGATTGGAAGCGGAGCGAGCGCGCTGGGTGTGACGGCTAGGGTTTCTATTGGGTGGTTTTGTTTCACGCTGCAACAGCCGAGATGCACGCGGAGCTCAGTCACAAATCGAACTGCTTGGAATGCTCTCGCTAATGCCCATCCCTTGAGCGGTATCGTGGAGCGCCCCTGCATAGGCCAACCATACACGCACTTGCTTGTTTTCAATTTGTTGTAGCAATAGTCAGTGATTGCAAATTTTAGATGTGTTTTCCCAAAAAAATATCATAGACGGTagacgccaaacccttcgtccaatGTTCAAGAATCAAATTTATGAGAAGAAGTTGATGCATACAAAAGAAAAAAGATTCAGTAAATTACAGTTTTCAGGGTTACACAACGGATCCTAAAAGAAGTAACACCACAGAGAGATAAATCGACTTGTCATCGACTTGACCACCTTCCACTTCAAGGCAGGCACATGAAAAGTTTTATATTTTCTGTCCTATTTGTTTCTTCTCTTGCCTCCAAGAAGAGCTCTGCAAAGAGTCTCCTCAACGATGAGAAATAAACTATGGCCATTGTAAAGAATCTCAGAATTTTACTAGAAGTTGGTGCATAAAAGAAGGAGAGATTCAATGAATTAAATTCTCAGAGTAACCCAACGGATACTGAAAAAGGTAACATCCTGGAGAGAAAAACCGACTTGACTAGCTTCAAGGTAGGATCATTCAAGCCGGCACATGAAAAGTTTTGTGTTTGCTATCATAGCTAGTTCTTGCTCCTTGAAGCATTTTTCGTGCCATCCTTTTTAGTTCTCCACACAGGGTCATTCGAAACATTCTCCTCATCAATCTTGGCTGCTGTAAAACTGAAGATTTCCACTGATAAGCTATCTTTGTACTCTGGACTCTTGTCGAGAAAGTCCTGCATATCCGCTGTGCGCTTTGCATGCTTCCCATCTGGCAGGATATGGTGAATATCCATTTTTGCAAGATCACCTCTCATGATCACCAGCCTCTCAGTCTGGGGTGGAGGCTTGTCCACAACCGAAATGCGGCTGCTGTCGTACTCAATGTCTGCAGGGTCTTCACACGAGCAGCAGCCATGTCTTTACTGCAGAACCATGGGTCTTCAGTGAAGTTCTCACGCATTGTCTCAGATTCATCTTTGGTTGTAACCGTGCAGCATTTTTGACATCCACAACACTACTGCGCACAAGCCAATGGATTCCTCTGGACCTTGTTTATATACCTTGCCAAAATCAGAAGGTTTTTTCTTAGAATTTTGTTATATTAGGAGAACAGGCAAGCGATTCATCTGAACTAGGAATTTTCTACTGTCCATACTATTTGTAGGATGGTAGTTGGATAGTGAAAAAGGTACTGCAAACACATCTATATAGACACTTAAAATAGAATGCATGCTCAATGTATAAATCTGTTACATGAATATATTAATTAATTTTCCATGCTGCCAGTTGTCTTTGGCTCAACAATGTCATAACACATTCTTATAAATTTTGTCCTCagcagagcttcaagaggcaatttCTCTAATAAATTGTTCCTTAATTcaaatttttttcgaaatgggagcatcgccccagcctctgcattcaaaggatgcacacaacttttctttattaaattatttgtatagccttacaaaggagatacaaagatcaaactcgaagccacctttCCAGCGATAACTCGCTATCCCTGCAAAAGCGATGAAGGAGGTGACCATGAACAGGACCATTACTCTGATAATACACCAACGCACATTATCTAAAAACCGAATGCCTACCAAAGCTGCCCATTGGTGGGTGAGAAGCACAACCAGTTAATCAGACCCTGAGCGTACGTCATTACACACGCCGCAGAAATCACTACCACCGTCTTCCTCGCACCCATCTTCAAGAGGGATCACCGCATTGATCTTGCCAGACCTGCCGTTGATGTCACCATGACGCTAgacagctccaccatcctgcacgcgtCCAGCAGTCCACGACCCTGCAGCTCCACGCCGCCGAGAATCATCGACGTCAACGTGGTAGgtgaacaccactccaccaagATCCACCTCCATCCACCGAAAACCTCCATTGGCCTCTCTGACCATGCACAACTCCATGAATGATGCCCTTAGGAGGGAAAAGACTTGGTAGCGCCGCCATCATCTGATccatggatctagggtttcccccaggGCGGCACGAGTGGGCAAACACGGGCTGCAATGgcgatgccttcaacaaggtaacgacgcGTGAAATGCCGCCATCGCCCGCCGTGACCGGAGTTGGGGCTCGGTTTTCACCGTCATCCGCGCTTTCCCAACTCGCCTTGGAGACCAACCTGccaaccacctccggcgaaggAGGAGGCCGCCACCACCATGCCCAGGGCAGCCGCCCATGGCGTCCTCGTGCCTCGGAACAGCCTAGAAACCTGCATGAATCTGGAGTCACACAGCAGGATGACCGCAGCCCCGAGCCCGTCAGGGCCCAGATCGGACAcgaaccaccgccgccgcccgccaaaCGCTGGATATTATCGGGGATATCTGGTCGCCACCGCTCCATGGCACCACCGTCGACCAGGCCGATGCGGATCACCGCCGCCGGCGGTGCGACACCGCGCCCCCATGCCTGTCGCGGTCGAGGAagtccgccgccgccatgcctccaggtctttgcccggcggcgcctcaggcggcggcggcaggaggaAGGCACCCAAGGGAGGGGGAGGAGGGGAGCAGCTAGGGGCCgcccggcgcggcgcggcgccgcCGCGTGGGTGCGGGAGGGTTAGGTTAGTTCCTTAATTCAATTGATTGGGAAttataaatttactaaaactagtTTTATTTTGGACCCATCACTCACAATTGTTAGTTACATAATGCATGGTCTATATTATATACATATATTGTGATGAAATCTTAAGAACTGGAAATAGGTGAAACAGATGAAAGGACAATTTGCACCCTCTTTCAATGGTGGTGCTTCGACTTGAACCGATGACCGAGCGAGCAGGAAGCGTCAAGCTGGACCGGTGAACAATAGACACAGACACAGGCAGCCGTGTGGTAGCCACTTTTCTAACGTACATTATCGCTCGATCAATATATATGGTGCATTATCGATCGGATGGGGGCGGAAATCAAGGGAGAAAAATCAATCAATCACAGGGGGTTTATGCGTTTAAGAAAAACTAGAGTATGGTACGTCGTCTTTGATTGATGATGATTTTTTTCCTTTTTGCATTCTTTCCCTCCAATCTCTgctatcagttttggtaaaacttGATCTGCTCACGATCGCCTCCAATCTCTTCTCCATTTAAAGGACGGACAGCATCCATCGGAATCCCAACGCCAACACCAACGCGAAGGCCGTTTCCATGGCCCCAAGTCCcagccgctccgcctcctccgaGTATGACACCACTTCCGGCAGCTCCGACCACAGCGAGGTTGAGCAGCAGCCTCAGCACCTCCCGGAGCAACAGAACTCTGGCTCCGACCACGACGGCCGCGACAGCTACGAAGAAGAATCTGACGAGGAGATGGGGGTAATGGGGCGGCGCCAAAGCCACCACCGTCAGCCTCCAACGATGTGCTCACGGATTCAGAGTCCGAGGACGACGAGGTGCTTTCCAAGGAGGCTCCCAGCCCTTCCGCCCTTCAGTCTTCATCTGAGGAAGACACATCTTCCGGCAGCTCCAACCATGATGAGGTGAAGCAGCAGCCTTCACCGCTTGCTGAGAAACAGAACGTCGGCTCCTATGATGATGGCGGCGACAGCGACGAGGAAGAATCCGATGAGGATAATGTGGTGGCGCAAAAGCCATCACTGTCAGACTCCAACGATATGGTCCCAGATACACAGTGCGACGATGGCGTGGTGCCTCCCAAGACCTACAGGAAGGCCACCAGCCCCTCCGCCCCTCAGTCCTCATCTGAGGAAGGCCATGATTCCACCGGCTccggagacgaggaagaagaatcaGACGAGAAGGATCAAGTCCCAGATACTGAATCCAACCCCAACGAGGCGCTGCCGCCCAAGCCAACGCCCCTTTCAGAGGAGAGTCTGCCCATAGCCATTGATCCCACCGAGAAGCCCGAGCCCAAGAGGAAGCTCTCGCCGACGGCCCCATTGCCTCAGCTGAAGAGGATCCAGCCGGCTGAGGTTACCCAAGATGATATGGCTAGGAGGGATTTGGAAAAGCTTTTTAAGGAAAAGTGTAGTTCTTACAAGCACCTCGGCCCCAGGATGCTGGCGC
Coding sequences within it:
- the LOC127339552 gene encoding methyl-CpG-binding domain-containing protein 4-like, which produces MILGGVELQGRGLLDACRMVELSSVMVTSTADPADIEYDSSRISVVDKPPPQTERLVIMRGDLAKMDIHHILPDGKHAKRTADMQDFLDKSPEYKDSLSVEIFSFTAAKIDEENVSNDPVWRTKKDGTKNASRSKN